A window from Lactiplantibacillus pentosus encodes these proteins:
- a CDS encoding Type 1 glutamine amidotransferase-like domain-containing protein codes for MANLLLSSRAFCNQAITDAFLALVKPNATIVIIVNSVTAGKRHPQMQALQRTIQQLGFEHVTLLDVLTDDLATLETADAIVLNGGYEFLLLSNLHKMNLLTRFRQLALAGKPFYGISAGAILLGPDLDLYTQLYPEDNMEQLTHAPAINATPIRIYPHYDAHCQLNPNLPSLITDWERQTGSHVTQLTNDQGLRIRGTEVQLIQPASK; via the coding sequence ATGGCAAATTTATTATTATCTTCACGTGCATTTTGTAATCAGGCCATAACGGATGCTTTTTTAGCCCTAGTCAAGCCGAATGCGACGATTGTGATTATCGTCAATTCCGTTACAGCAGGAAAACGCCATCCCCAGATGCAAGCTTTACAACGAACGATCCAGCAACTCGGATTTGAACACGTGACGCTGTTAGATGTGTTGACGGATGATTTGGCGACATTGGAGACGGCGGATGCAATCGTTTTGAATGGTGGCTACGAATTTTTGTTGCTAAGCAATTTACACAAGATGAACCTGCTGACGCGATTCAGGCAGTTAGCACTTGCTGGTAAACCATTTTATGGCATTAGTGCCGGTGCCATTCTGTTGGGCCCGGATCTGGACTTGTATACGCAACTGTATCCAGAAGATAATATGGAACAGCTGACGCACGCGCCGGCCATCAATGCGACCCCAATTCGCATTTACCCGCATTATGACGCTCATTGTCAACTTAATCCTAATTTACCAAGTTTAATTACGGACTGGGAACGGCAGACTGGATCGCACGTGACGCAGTTGACGAATGACCAGGGGTTGCGGATTCGTGGTACAGAAGTCCAGCTCATTCAGCCGGCATCGAAATGA
- a CDS encoding rhodanese-like domain-containing protein, which translates to MVLGAVSGLTYVNIVLVIIIAAYFIYELYSYIRRRQVSTMLDEAEFQAGMRKAQVIDLREKKDFDAGHILGARNIPFNSLKVRMGELRKDMPIYVYDQTHTLSTRAVVTLAKNGYSQLYILKPGYARWEGKTKKAKY; encoded by the coding sequence GTGGTTTTAGGTGCAGTAAGCGGTCTGACTTATGTTAACATTGTGTTAGTTATCATAATTGCAGCCTACTTTATTTATGAGTTATATAGTTATATTCGGCGCCGGCAAGTTTCGACGATGCTGGACGAAGCTGAATTTCAAGCTGGGATGCGGAAGGCCCAAGTCATTGATTTGCGTGAGAAGAAAGATTTCGATGCCGGTCATATCTTGGGTGCCCGTAACATTCCATTCAATAGTTTGAAGGTCCGGATGGGCGAGCTTCGTAAGGACATGCCAATCTACGTTTATGACCAAACCCACACGTTAAGCACACGGGCAGTGGTAACTTTAGCTAAAAATGGTTATTCACAGCTATACATTTTAAAACCCGGATATGCACGTTGGGAAGGCAAGACGAAAAAAGCGAAGTATTAA
- a CDS encoding DUF3042 family protein, with the protein MKSFTRGFLFGVVATAGAVIGSVLSFKKQVVDPIEDQENKFEENRKKALRKSRSAHNG; encoded by the coding sequence ATGAAATCATTTACTCGTGGCTTCTTATTCGGAGTTGTTGCAACTGCCGGCGCTGTGATTGGTTCTGTCTTATCATTTAAGAAACAAGTGGTAGACCCAATCGAAGACCAAGAAAACAAATTCGAAGAAAACCGTAAAAAGGCTTTGCGCAAGAGTCGCTCTGCTCACAACGGTTAA
- a CDS encoding glycerophosphodiester phosphodiesterase, translated as MLTKIIAHRGSKGTRPENTLPAFIAALEDGADGIETDVHLSQDGHLIIMHDEQVDRTTTGTGYIKDLTLAELKQLDAGVKYDPAYVGTRIPTLDEVVQLLIERQFTGIFNLEIKTNKIHYDGIEDLVADYFKHHSVPFTLVYSSFYGKSIERLHILQPEVESDSLFKAKVQTAKRLHAQHIVLGYHPDMRWVRFHWFLLPKVQLRPWTVNTARDMRFCYRHRFAGLITDYPGLACQIRQQVQGG; from the coding sequence ATGCTGACTAAGATTATTGCCCATCGTGGGAGTAAGGGGACCCGTCCTGAAAATACGCTACCAGCGTTTATTGCAGCACTGGAAGATGGTGCGGATGGCATCGAGACGGACGTGCACTTGTCGCAAGACGGACATCTCATCATTATGCACGATGAACAGGTCGACCGTACGACCACTGGAACCGGGTATATCAAAGACTTGACGCTGGCGGAATTAAAACAACTCGATGCTGGTGTCAAATACGATCCGGCCTATGTTGGAACACGGATTCCAACCTTGGATGAAGTCGTTCAACTCCTGATTGAACGCCAGTTTACGGGTATTTTTAATCTCGAGATCAAAACCAATAAGATTCATTATGACGGCATTGAAGATTTAGTCGCAGATTATTTCAAACACCATTCCGTCCCATTTACTTTGGTTTATTCAAGCTTTTATGGTAAGTCGATCGAGCGCCTGCACATCTTGCAACCAGAAGTAGAATCCGACAGTCTCTTCAAGGCTAAAGTTCAAACGGCCAAACGATTGCACGCGCAGCACATTGTCTTGGGTTATCATCCGGATATGCGCTGGGTTCGCTTTCATTGGTTTCTGTTACCCAAAGTCCAATTACGACCATGGACGGTCAATACGGCTCGTGATATGCGTTTTTGTTACCGCCACCGCTTTGCCGGCCTGATTACGGATTATCCTGGGTTGGCATGCCAAATTCGGCAACAAGTTCAAGGAGGTTAG
- the miaA gene encoding tRNA (adenosine(37)-N6)-dimethylallyltransferase MiaA — translation MATTPKHKVLLIAGPTAVGKTALSLALAKQLNGEIISGDSMQVYRHLDIGTAKIMPDERAGIPHYLIDIKTVDQRFTVAEFVSRATALINDITARGKLPIIVGGTGFYLQSLLAGYQFGPNDNAPDMAYRQQWFDRAANAGNQAVWDALNQRDPQAAAAIAPANLVRVVRALEYQHTTGQLFSAQADTATETLDAYTLCLTAERSLLYDRINQRVDLMLNAGLEAEARWLYDQGGADLPAGKGIGYHEWFPYFAGTQSRDATIAAIKQDSRRYAKRQLTWFRNKMTVDWVDLLEHPELRASIDQRLASWLS, via the coding sequence GTGGCCACAACACCTAAACATAAAGTTCTTTTGATCGCTGGACCGACTGCTGTCGGCAAAACGGCGCTTTCGCTGGCACTCGCAAAGCAATTGAATGGCGAGATCATCTCCGGTGACTCGATGCAAGTTTATCGGCATCTGGACATTGGGACGGCCAAAATCATGCCTGACGAACGTGCGGGCATTCCGCACTACTTGATCGATATTAAAACGGTTGATCAACGCTTTACGGTCGCCGAGTTCGTGAGCCGCGCCACGGCACTGATCAATGACATCACTGCCCGGGGAAAACTGCCAATCATCGTTGGCGGTACCGGTTTTTACTTACAGTCACTCTTGGCAGGGTATCAGTTCGGACCCAACGACAATGCGCCCGATATGGCGTATCGCCAGCAATGGTTTGACCGTGCAGCCAATGCCGGCAATCAGGCGGTCTGGGATGCCTTGAATCAACGGGACCCCCAAGCAGCGGCAGCGATTGCACCCGCTAACCTGGTTCGGGTCGTGCGGGCGCTGGAGTATCAGCATACGACCGGCCAACTGTTTTCAGCTCAAGCTGACACCGCTACTGAAACGCTCGACGCGTATACGCTCTGTCTGACGGCGGAACGGTCGCTGCTCTATGACCGAATCAATCAGCGAGTCGATTTAATGCTGAATGCTGGTCTAGAAGCGGAAGCGCGTTGGCTGTACGACCAGGGGGGTGCGGACTTGCCAGCGGGTAAGGGCATCGGCTACCACGAGTGGTTCCCATATTTTGCCGGCACGCAATCACGTGACGCGACCATTGCGGCCATCAAACAAGATTCGCGGCGGTACGCTAAACGCCAATTGACCTGGTTCCGCAACAAGATGACCGTCGATTGGGTCGACTTATTGGAACACCCCGAATTACGGGCGTCAATCGACCAACGGCTGGCTAGTTGGTTAAGCTAA
- a CDS encoding MerR family transcriptional regulator, with protein MKEKELRRSLAVLPIGTVMKLTNLSARQIRYYEEQDLITPERNAGNRRMFSLNDVDRLLEIKDYLADGINMAGIKELYALQQQRAEQKQADLAKPLTDRDVRRILQDEFLNLGRLQSDKGPNYPAH; from the coding sequence ATGAAGGAAAAGGAACTGCGTCGCTCGTTAGCTGTCTTGCCGATTGGTACGGTTATGAAGCTGACCAATTTATCTGCACGCCAAATTCGCTATTACGAGGAACAAGATTTGATTACGCCAGAACGCAACGCCGGTAACCGACGGATGTTTTCGTTAAATGATGTTGATCGCTTACTTGAAATCAAGGATTATTTAGCAGATGGCATTAACATGGCAGGTATTAAGGAACTCTATGCGCTCCAACAGCAGCGTGCTGAACAAAAGCAAGCTGACTTGGCGAAACCACTAACGGATCGCGACGTTCGCCGGATCCTTCAAGACGAATTCCTGAATCTCGGTCGATTGCAGTCCGATAAGGGCCCCAATTACCCGGCACACTAA
- the glnA gene encoding type I glutamate--ammonia ligase, whose translation MAKQSYTKDDIRRIVKEENVNFLRLMFTDLFGTIKNVEVPVSQLDKLLDNKLMFDGSSIDGFVRIEESDMYLYPDLSTWLIMPWNTEHGKIARIICEVYTADRKPFEGDPRNNLIRVLNDMREAGYTSFNCGTEPEFFLFKMNEKGEPTTELNDKGSYFDLSPMDLGENCRRDIALELERLGFNVEASHHEVAPGQHEIDFKYADALSAADHIQTFKLVVKTIARKYNLWATFMPKPLNGVNGSGMHVNMSLFHDQGNAFYDASDKSGLELSSDAYHFLGGLMKHARSYTAVTNPTVNSYKRLVPGYEAPVYVAWSASNRSPMIRIPSARGLSTRLELRSVDASTNPYLAFAAVLEAGLDGIKNGIEPPKSVDRNIYVMDEDERAAAGIADLPSTLHNALKEFQTDPTMKKALGPHIYQSFLEAKRLEWASYRQQVSEWERDQYMELY comes from the coding sequence ATGGCAAAACAGTCCTACACGAAAGACGATATTCGCCGCATCGTCAAAGAAGAGAACGTTAATTTCTTGCGGTTGATGTTTACCGATTTATTCGGCACGATCAAGAACGTTGAAGTTCCAGTTTCACAACTCGACAAACTCTTGGATAACAAGTTGATGTTTGACGGTTCATCCATTGACGGGTTTGTTCGTATTGAAGAAAGTGACATGTACCTCTATCCAGACTTATCAACTTGGTTGATCATGCCTTGGAACACGGAACATGGTAAAATTGCACGGATTATCTGTGAAGTTTATACAGCTGACCGCAAACCGTTTGAAGGCGATCCGCGGAACAACTTGATTCGGGTCTTGAACGACATGCGTGAAGCGGGTTATACGTCGTTTAATTGTGGGACTGAGCCAGAATTCTTCCTTTTCAAGATGAATGAAAAGGGTGAACCAACGACTGAATTGAATGATAAGGGGAGTTACTTCGACTTATCACCAATGGACTTAGGTGAAAATTGCCGGCGTGATATCGCGCTTGAACTCGAACGTCTCGGCTTCAATGTGGAAGCCAGTCATCATGAAGTGGCGCCGGGCCAACATGAAATTGATTTCAAGTATGCGGATGCGTTGTCAGCGGCGGATCATATTCAGACCTTCAAACTGGTCGTGAAGACGATTGCCCGTAAATATAACCTCTGGGCAACCTTCATGCCGAAACCATTGAATGGTGTTAACGGCTCTGGGATGCACGTCAACATGTCCTTATTCCATGACCAAGGCAATGCTTTCTATGATGCTAGCGATAAGAGTGGCTTAGAATTGTCATCTGACGCTTACCACTTCTTAGGCGGTTTAATGAAGCATGCCCGTTCTTATACGGCGGTTACCAACCCAACGGTCAACTCATACAAACGGTTAGTGCCAGGTTATGAAGCACCCGTTTACGTGGCTTGGTCCGCTTCAAACCGGTCACCAATGATTCGGATTCCTAGTGCGCGTGGCTTATCCACTCGTTTGGAATTACGGAGTGTTGATGCCTCAACCAACCCATACTTGGCCTTTGCAGCCGTATTGGAAGCTGGCTTGGATGGTATCAAGAATGGCATCGAACCACCAAAGAGTGTTGACCGTAACATTTATGTGATGGATGAGGATGAACGTGCCGCTGCTGGCATCGCCGATTTACCATCGACCTTACACAACGCGCTGAAGGAATTCCAGACGGACCCAACGATGAAGAAGGCGTTAGGACCACACATCTATCAGAGTTTCTTGGAAGCTAAACGACTTGAATGGGCATCATATCGTCAACAAGTTAGCGAATGGGAACGCGATCAGTACATGGAATTGTACTAA